The nucleotide sequence AACGATCGGATGCTCGTCGATGCAGATTGTCGCCCATGACCGTGCAGGCCGGATGTCAGCCTCGGAGTTCCGCAGCTTCCAGGCGCGGCGACCGGATCATGAGCGCTGGGAGCTGGTCGGGGGTGTGGCCATGATGATGACCCCGCCGACCATCGCGCATAACCAGATCGCCAGCAATCTCGAACGCCTGCTCAACGATGCGCTGGCGCGGCACGCCCCCGCGTGGCTGGCCGTGCAACGGCCGGGGCTCGATCTCGGCACCGGTGATTTCAGGCCTGAGCCGGACGTCGGCGGGATCGATGCCGAGTATGATCCCGGTCAGCGTTTCGTCGACAGGGCTTATCTGCTCGCCGAGGTGATCTCCGACACCGACGAGGTGATCGTGCCCGGCACCGACCGGCGCTGGATCGAGGTCAAGCGCGAGCTGTATCGCGCGCATCCGCATTGTCTCGCCGTGCTCGTCATCGCCCAGGACCGGATGGGGGTCTCCCTCGACCTCCGCAGCGAAGGCGGATGGACGTCGACCACGCTCGACGCCGCGGATGACCTGTCGTTGCCGGGATTTGGTCTGACCTGTCGCGTCACCGATCTCTACGAACGAACGCCCGTGTCGCGCAACTAGGTCGTAGACTTGCGCCCTGTCGCTAGAATCCCACAAGGGGAGAGGAGCAGTCATGGGCAGCGCGCTTGTATTTGACGTCTGGACTCCGCACGAATGTGGATGATTCAACGCGGCATGAGCTGACTGGACGAGTGGAAACGGCGCGCTAGGCCCAGGCCAAGCTGCTCGCGGGGGGCTCGCTCGTCGTCGCTGGCCGGGATCGCGTCAGCGCTTAGTCGCTTCGCGGTGACGTGCTCGCGCCGACGGCGGACGCCACGGATCGACGGCTGCTCATCGACCGCTGGGAGGATGGCGACATCCTTCGTCATCATCACTTCAAAGCCTCATTGGAGGATCCCACGCGGTTCTTGGACGTCAGCTCCGATCACTATGGTCCTTGCGTCTGGGAACTCGCGGTGCAGGGGCATGAGCGCCAAGCCTGGATTGCCGATGTCCTGGCGAACAAATCCGGTCCCAATATCGTTTCCTATTTGCAGAAAGGACTGAACGCCGAACTTTAAGGCCGCTGTCGCTGATCGCGCTTGAGCGATCTTGGACGGCGGGCACGCGCCGCCTTCGGCGCCGCCTTGCGCACCCTGCGGATCTTGCGTGTCCCGCGAGCGTCGCGCGCTACAACGCGCCCGACGTCACCAGGCCAAATTTCAGCCATGCCGAGGGCGGCACGTCGGTCGGGCGTTTGCGGTCGGCCCAATTGCGATCGACGATGTCCAGGATTCCTGGGTCGATGCCCATCTCGCGCAGATAGAGTCGAGCCTGCCCACTGTAATAGGTGGTCAGGCCAGCGCGGTGCTCGGCGGAGACATTGGGCGCGAGCCGGTTGCGGATCTCCGTGCCGACCAGTTCGACACTCGCGTCGGGCGGCAGGCTGCGGTGGACGCCGCCGGCCAGCATCAGAAAGCAGGACATCTCGCAGAGCATCCGCGAGGCATCGAGCGTGGCGTCGAAGGGGCCGCCCGCGCGCTTCAGCGCCAAGCAATCGGTTTTCGGCTTGTCGCGGCAGGCCTCCACCTGCGTGCGGCCGACGCCGGCATCGATGCCGCGGCTGCGCAGGATGCGACCCATGCTGACGGCGACGTCGAGATCGGCGTCTCCGCGAGAGTGGATGATCACGGGAAGCTTGCGGCCGGACTGGCGGTCGAGGATCGCGATCAGGCGCTTGAACGTGTCGAACCGGATCGTGCCTTCGGCCGCGATCCAGTCGGCGCAGCCCGGACCGCAGGCGTCGCGCGGACCATGCGCAACGTAGAAGATCATCGCATCAGGCAGCGCGCCGAATTCGGCGATCGGCGCCGGTGGCGTGGTTGACGGCTGAGCTTTTGACGGACTCGCGATGACCATCGTCATCGCGACAATCAACATTGTTCGAAACGGTCGCGCGGCCATCGGCCTTCCCCCAGCATCCCCGCCGCGATTGTCGTCGCGGGGGTGTGGTTGTGCAAGGGGTGACGTGCACGTGCTTGAGGAAGGCGGGACTGCAATTGGCGAACGACATTCTTTGTCGCCCGCCACTGCCGTCCGCTTCAACGATCTTACTGATACCGTCCGTTGGCGCGGGCGTTGTCGTACCTCACGCGGGCGCGCTGCTCGGGGGTGACGCAGGTGGTGTCGCCGTCATAGGCCTCGCGCCAGACGTAGCCCTGGCGGCAGGTCCTGCTGCCATAGGTGCGGTCGGTGGCGCTGACGCGGTTGCCGGCCTGGCGGTTGTCGAGCGCGGCGCGGGCGCGCTGGTCCGGCGTCACGCAAGTGTGGTCGCCGGGATAGGCCTCGCGCCAGACATAGCCGACCCGGCAGGTGTCGGGGCCGTAGGCGCCGCCGGCCTGGGCCTGCGACATCGCGCCGAGGCCGGAGATGATCAAGGTGAGAGCGAAGCCGATGGTGGTGAGGGTAGAGCGCGACATGATGGTCTCCGTGGGTGTGAGATATGACAGCTGACGATGGGTGGCTGGTCGGCCGAAGACGGATTTTTTGTCCCCGCTGCGCGGCTTGTTCGCCCGCTGGCGATAGGTGCATGTCTAGACGGCGCGGCTTATGGCAACCGTGACGCCGGTCACGCAAATGCGGCCTGACGCGAGGAACGCCGAACGGCGCGCGAGGTTGAGGCCCGGCCGCAATCGGAGACGGTCATGCTGCCAAAGCCATTTTCCATTCGACCCGCGCGATCGCTGCTCAAGAACCTGTTCTCTCGTCGCAACTTTCTCCGCGTCTCGACCGCAGCCGCCGCCGGCGCGCTCGCCGCGACGCGCGCCACGGCGCAGCCGCAGGACAGTGCCAGCGATCCCGGGCCGAACAACCGCGTGCTTCAGCAGCTGTTTCCGAGCGCCAATGCGCCGCCGCCGACAGATCATGCGCTTCCGCCGAACTTCTGGAGCTCGTTCTCGATGATGCACCGGCGCGTCCAGGAGGGCGGCTGGTCGCGGCAGGTCAATGTCGAGGACCTGCCGATCTCCAAGGACATCGCCGGCGTCAACATGCGCCTCACAGCCGGCGGCATCCGGGAACTGCATTGGCACGAGGCCGACGAATGGGCGTTGATGCTGCACGGCTCGTGCCGGCTGACCGCCGTCGATGCTGATGGCGGCGTGTTTGTCGACGACGTGCATGCGGGGGATCTCTGGTACTTCCCGACCGGCATTCCGCACTCGCTGCAAGGCCTCGGGCCCGACGGTTGTGAATTCCTGCTGGTGTTCGACGACGGCAAGTTCTCAGAGGACAACACCACGCTGCTGACGGACTGGATGATCCACACGCCGCCGGAGGTGGTGGCGAAGAACTGGAGCGTCGCGCAGACGGCGCTCGATCCCTTCAAGACCATTCCGCGCGACGGACGCTACATCTTCCAGGCGCCGGTGCCGGGCGGGCTCGAGCAGGATCGATCCGCGGCGATCAACTCGGGCCAACGCAACGCCGAGCACTTCACCTTTCCGATGCAGCCGATGCAGCCGCAGAAGTCCGATCGCAGCGGCGAGGTGCGCATCGTCGATTCCTCCAACTTCGCTGCGGCGAAGAACATCGCCATGGCGCACGTCACCATCAAGCCGGGTGGGATGCGCGAACTGCACTGGCACCCGAACGCCAATGAATGGCAGTACTACATTGCCGGTCGCGGGCGCATGACCGTGTTCTTCAACAAATCGGCGGCGCGCACCATCGACTTCAATCCCGGTGATGTCGGCTACGTGCCGCAAACGCTCGGGCATTACATCGAGAACACCGGCGACAGCGATCTCGTCTTCCTCGAAATGTTCAAGGCGCCGCGCTATCAGGACATCTCGCTCAATCAATGGCTCACGCATCTGCCTCCGCAGCTCGTGCTACAGCATCTCTCGATCTCGCCGGAGACGCTGCAGGCCATCCCCAAAGCCAATGCGGCGCTGGTGCCGGGCTGACCTGGCAGGATCGTTGTCGACGTGATCGCCTGCCCCGATCAGGGCATTCGCCGCACGCGCGCGTCGACTCATTGCCGCGGCACAGTCCCACTTCAGACGTAAAGGCTATCGATAACGACTTGCATCTACAGGGGTGCGGGGAGACGGGGGATGGCGTTCACTGGGCTCAAATCAGTTGTCCTGTGTCTGAGCCTGCTCGCGCTGCCCGCGCTCGCGGCCGATCTATCGACGGCGCCCTACATGCGTGCGGTTGAGAAGAAGCCGTCGCTGCTGCAAGTGCTGGCGGCCGCGTGGAGGCCGAAATCGGTGCATGCCGCGGCGGCGCCGACCCCCGCGCAACAGGTGAGGACCCGGCATGCGGCCGCGGCGCCGCGCAAGTCGAAGGCTCCGCCCGCTGCCGCAACGGCGCCGGAGACGCCGGCCGCGCAGCCGGTGACGGTTGGGGCGGCCGTCACCCCGCCGGCGCAGTTGTCCGAAGCGGAGCTCGCGGCCAAGGGCCTCTCGCTGTTCAACGATGCGAGCCTGTCGGGCGGCGGCAAGGCGTCCTGCGCCACCTGTCACTTCTCGACCGGGCATACCAACAACAAGACCTATGTCGGCCTCGACGTGGTCGCCGATGGCGATCCCAACGGCCGCAATACGCCGACGCTGTGGGGCGTCGGCGAGCGCTCGGTGTTCGGCTGGCAGGGCCAGGCCGCGACGCTGGAGGACAGCATCCGCGGCATCATTGTCAACCGCATGAAGGGGCCGGAGCCGTCGCCGGAGACGCTGGCGGCGCTGGTCGCCTATGTGCGGACGCTGAACTATCCGGCGAACTGGCAGGTCAAGGAGGACGGCACGCCGCGGCCGGAGGCGAGCGCCGCGATCAAGCGCGGCTTTGATCTCTATGTCGGCGATGGCGGTTGCGGCACCTGCCACCAGCTGCCGAGCTTCGACAAGAAGAGCAAGGATGACATCGGCACCGGCGGCAAGTTCAAGGTCCCGACCCTGCATGCGGTGGCGTCGACCGCGCCGTATTTCCACGACGGCCGCACGGCCTCGCTGCGCGACGCGGTCAAGCTGATGTGGGAGTTCTACGCCAAGAAGATGGAGTCGCGGCTGCCGACCGAGGCCGAGCTCGACGATCTCACGGCGTATGTCGGCGCGCTGTGACGCGCCGACACTGAGCGGTGTCTTAGCTCAGATATTGGCGCCGAGATCGGCAATATCGTCGAACAGCACGCCGGTTTTCGACAGCAGCGCTTCCAACTCGTCGGTGGCGTCGGCGATGC is from Bradyrhizobium sp. ORS 285 and encodes:
- a CDS encoding Uma2 family endonuclease, yielding MQIVAHDRAGRMSASEFRSFQARRPDHERWELVGGVAMMMTPPTIAHNQIASNLERLLNDALARHAPAWLAVQRPGLDLGTGDFRPEPDVGGIDAEYDPGQRFVDRAYLLAEVISDTDEVIVPGTDRRWIEVKRELYRAHPHCLAVLVIAQDRMGVSLDLRSEGGWTSTTLDAADDLSLPGFGLTCRVTDLYERTPVSRN
- a CDS encoding cupin domain-containing protein, yielding MLPKPFSIRPARSLLKNLFSRRNFLRVSTAAAAGALAATRATAQPQDSASDPGPNNRVLQQLFPSANAPPPTDHALPPNFWSSFSMMHRRVQEGGWSRQVNVEDLPISKDIAGVNMRLTAGGIRELHWHEADEWALMLHGSCRLTAVDADGGVFVDDVHAGDLWYFPTGIPHSLQGLGPDGCEFLLVFDDGKFSEDNTTLLTDWMIHTPPEVVAKNWSVAQTALDPFKTIPRDGRYIFQAPVPGGLEQDRSAAINSGQRNAEHFTFPMQPMQPQKSDRSGEVRIVDSSNFAAAKNIAMAHVTIKPGGMRELHWHPNANEWQYYIAGRGRMTVFFNKSAARTIDFNPGDVGYVPQTLGHYIENTGDSDLVFLEMFKAPRYQDISLNQWLTHLPPQLVLQHLSISPETLQAIPKANAALVPG
- a CDS encoding cytochrome-c peroxidase, with the translated sequence MAFTGLKSVVLCLSLLALPALAADLSTAPYMRAVEKKPSLLQVLAAAWRPKSVHAAAAPTPAQQVRTRHAAAAPRKSKAPPAAATAPETPAAQPVTVGAAVTPPAQLSEAELAAKGLSLFNDASLSGGGKASCATCHFSTGHTNNKTYVGLDVVADGDPNGRNTPTLWGVGERSVFGWQGQAATLEDSIRGIIVNRMKGPEPSPETLAALVAYVRTLNYPANWQVKEDGTPRPEASAAIKRGFDLYVGDGGCGTCHQLPSFDKKSKDDIGTGGKFKVPTLHAVASTAPYFHDGRTASLRDAVKLMWEFYAKKMESRLPTEAELDDLTAYVGAL